A genome region from Mustelus asterias unplaced genomic scaffold, sMusAst1.hap1.1 HAP1_SCAFFOLD_47, whole genome shotgun sequence includes the following:
- the LOC144483152 gene encoding uncharacterized protein LOC144483152, whose protein sequence is MAVRPFTCSVCGKGFTQSSHLLTHHLVHTDQRPFQCSDCEKRFKSKNDLQVHQRTHTGEKPFTCSVCERRFGRLSQLQTHQRVHSDKRPFQCSDCEKSFKSKQDLVTHQRVHTGEKPFTCSVCGLGFTHSSHCLRHQRVHTGEKTFICSVCGKGFTDSPHLLIHERIHTGEKPFACSTCGKRFTQPPQFIAHQLVHTDQRPFKCSDCEKSFKSTKDLLRHQQIHTGERSFTCSMCGKRFTQSSHLLRHQQIHTGERSFTCSVCGKRFARSANLLRHQQVHKSLQGLDSAVAANPMQD, encoded by the coding sequence atggcggtgagaccgttcacctgctcagtgtgtgggaagggattcactcagtcatcccaccttctgacacaccatcttgttcacactgatcagagaccatttcaatgttctgactgtgagaagagatttaaaagtaaaaatgatttacaagtccatcagcgcactcacactggggagaagccattcacctgctccgtgtgtgagaggagattcggacgtttatcccagctgcaaacacaccagcgagttcactctgataagagaccatttcagtgttctgactgtgagaagagctttaaaagtaaacaggatttggtgacacaccagcgagttcacactggggagaaaccgttcacctgctcggtgtgtgggctgggattcacccattcatcccactgtctgagacaccagcgagttcacaccggggagaagacatttatttgctctgtgtgtgggaagggattcactgattcgcCCCACCTTCTGATAcacgagcgaattcacactggggagaaacccttcgcTTGCTCCACATGTGGGAAACGATTCACTCAGCCACCCCAGTTCATTGCACATCAACTGgtccacactgatcagagaccttttaagtgttctgactgtgagaaaagttttaaaagcacgaaggacctgctgagacaccagcaaattcacactggggagagatcattcacctgctccatgtgtgggaaaaggttcactcagtcatcccacctgctgagacaccagcagattcacacaggagagagatcgttcacctgctccgtatgtgggaagagatttgctcggtcagccaatctgctgagacaccagcaagttcacaagtcactgcagggattggattctgctgttgctgctaaccccatgcaggactga
- the LOC144483155 gene encoding uncharacterized protein LOC144483155, whose product MDKPWECRDCGEGFCYPCTLQIHRRSHTGERPFTCSQCGKGFTNSSDFLAHQRIHTGERPFICSECGKGYTRSSHLLIHKRVHTGERPFTCSVCGKCFTNSSDLLTHQQAHTGARPFTCSICRKRFTRSTLLTAHQLVHTNNRPFKCSDCEKSFKSRREVLSHQRTHTGERPFTCSECGKRFTNSSNFLRHQRVHTGERVFTCCVCGKGFALQTTWLDTSVFTSDSRSWILSLLLLLITFGTKPCPF is encoded by the coding sequence ATGGATAAACCGTGGGAATGTAGggactgtggggagggattctgTTACCCATGCACACtgcaaattcatcgacgcagccacactggggagagaccattcacttgctctcagtgtgggaagggattcacaaattCATCTGACTTTctggcacaccagcgaattcacacaggggagagaccatttatctgctctgagtgtggaaagggatacactcggtcatcccacctgctgatacacaagcgagttcacacaggggagagaccgttcacctgctctgtttgtgggaaaTGTTTTACAAATTCATCTgatcttctgacacaccagcaagctcACACTGGggcgagaccattcacctgctccatctgtcgtaagagattcactcggtcaacaCTCCTCActgcacaccaacttgttcacactaacaatagaccttttaaatgttctgattgtgagaagagctttaaaagcaggCGTGAAGTGCTGTCACACCAACGtacacacactggggagaggccattcacctgctccgaatgtgggaagagattcaccaattcatccaactttctgagacaccagcgagttcacactggggagagggtgTTTACCTGctgtgtctgtgggaagggatttgctcttCAAACAACCTGGTtagacaccagcgtgttcacaagtGACTCAAGGAGTTGGATTCTGtcgttattgctgctgttaatcacattcgGGACTAAACCATGTCCATTCTGA